In one window of Hyla sarda isolate aHylSar1 chromosome 1, aHylSar1.hap1, whole genome shotgun sequence DNA:
- the TPGS1 gene encoding tubulin polyglutamylase complex subunit 1, translated as MADKRRAVVSSPVPRSQPRPTSEADFLAQTGVRDMLREAVLKLLEARPEEPVVFLADYFEKLGVGAAGGSKPSDRGSHVLVQQRLGHVLWYLKLAHHSQRTAFNNNLTIAYDFLSAGGRKKKPGLNGKMYSEVLARICQEGDLPTEVSAALLKKIQCRDHEAVPFDVFRYGVLTCFVLVEFKSKADTLFSILDSSNQPDQKVCQAVLDTLDQALTASDLSVPASYLEAGSKLGPDCLAIAMDRALQNRKPGFPMGRSEFLKDACILFLDKVKPVQ; from the exons ATGGCGGACAAGAGACGTGCTGTGGTGAGCTCCCCGGTACCGAGGTCTCAGCCCCGACCCACCAGCGAGGCGGATTTTCTGGCTCAGACCGGAGTACGTGACATGCTACGAGAGGCCGTGCTTAAACTCCTGGAGGCCAGGCCCGAGGAGCCGGTGGTCTTCTTGGCCGACTACTTCGAGAAATTGGGCGTAGGAGCAGCCGGGGGATCCAAGCCTAGTGATCGGGGGTCGCACGTCCTAGTGCAGCAGCGTTTAGGGCATGTGCTGTGGTACCTGAAGCTGGCTCATCATTCTCAGAG AACTGCTTTCAACAATAATCTGACCATCGCATATGACTTCCTCAGTGCTGGTGGGAGAAAGAAAAAGCCTGGCTTGAATGGAAAAATGTACAGTGAGGTCCTGGCCAGGATttgtcaagaaggtgacctacCTACTGAGGTTTCCGCTGCCCTTCTGAAGAAAATCCAGTGCCGAGATCATGAAGCGGTTCCTTTTGATGTATTTCGCTATGGGGTTCTCACCTGCTTTGTGTTGGTGGAGTTCAAGTCTAAAGCAGACACTCTGTTCAGTATTCTAGATAGTAGCAACCAGCCAGACCAAAAAGTGTGCCAGGCTGTGCTAGACACTTTAGACCAAGCACTTACTGCTAGTGACTTATCTGTCCCCGCTAGCTACCTGGAGGCTGGCTCAAAACTAGGACCAGACTGTTTGGCCATCGCTATGGATCGAGCTCTCCAGAACAGAAAACCTGGCTTTCCTATGGGACGTAGTGAATTTTTGAAAGATGCATGCATTCTGTTCCTTGATAAAGTCAAACCAGTTCAATGA